GTAGTGGGCGAAGCGATTCGCAGCATTGGGCCTTCGGGTCACCGGGCTCCATGCCGCGAACACAGGAGCAACGGTCCCTGCGCACTCTTGGGTGCGGGCATGGAGCGTTGCGAATTTCAAAATCATTGTTATGTGGGCTGTGTGCTTTTTGTCAATCTTGCGCTGTCAATCCCAGGAGAGGGCGCCGCCAGACTGGTATTCAATCACACGGGTTTCAAAGAAGTTGCGTTCTTTTTTCAGGTCGATCATCTCGCTCATCCACGGAAACGGATTTTCCTCGTTCGGGAACAGCGTCTCTAACCCGATCTGCGTGGCGCGGCGGTTGGCGATGTAGCGCAAGTAGCCTTTGAACATGGATGCGTTGAGGCCCAGCACGCCGCGCGGCATGGTGTCTTCGGCGTAGCGGTATTCGAGTTCAACGGCCTTCATGAACAGGGCGTTGATCTCGGCCTTGAACTCGGCGGTCCAGAGCTGCGGATTTTCGAGCTTGAGCTGGTTGATCAGGTCGATGCCGAAGTTGCAGTGCATCGACTCGTCACGCAGGATGTACTGGTACTGCTCGGCCGCGCCGGTCATCTTGTTTTGCCGGCCCAGCGCCAGGATCTGGGTGAAACCGACATAGAAGAACAGGCCTTCCATCAGGCAGGCAAACACGATCAGCGACTTGAGCAGGGTCTGGTCGGACTCCAGGGTGCCGGTCTTGAAGCCGGGGTCGGAAATCGCTTCAATGAACGGGATCAGGAACTGGTCCTTGTCCTTGATGGACTGCACTTCGTTGTAGGCGTTGAAGATTTCGCCCTCGTCCAGGCCCAGCGACTCGGTGATGTACTGGTAAGCATGGGTGTGGATGGCTTCCTCGAAGGCCTGGCGCAGCAGGAACTGGCGGCATTCGGGCGCGGTGATGTGGCGGTAGGTGCCCAGCACGATGTTGTTGGCGGCGAGTGAATCGGCCGTCACGAAAAAGCCGAGGTTGCGCATGACCAGGCGGCGTTCGTCGTCGCTCAAGCCGTTCGGGTCTTTCCACAGCGCGATGTCGCGGGTCATGTTGACTTCCTGCGGCATCCAGTGGTTGGCGCAGGAGGCGAGGTATTTTTCCCAGGCCCATTTGTACTTGAACGGCACCAGCTGGTTGACGTCGGT
This DNA window, taken from Polaromonas hydrogenivorans, encodes the following:
- a CDS encoding ribonucleotide-diphosphate reductase subunit beta — translated: MLTWDEEVTPSLQTPLPSDLPASRSADLPPPSFMTSAPPLDTHEIPAKAKRVKASDKRIINGQTDVNQLVPFKYKWAWEKYLASCANHWMPQEVNMTRDIALWKDPNGLSDDERRLVMRNLGFFVTADSLAANNIVLGTYRHITAPECRQFLLRQAFEEAIHTHAYQYITESLGLDEGEIFNAYNEVQSIKDKDQFLIPFIEAISDPGFKTGTLESDQTLLKSLIVFACLMEGLFFYVGFTQILALGRQNKMTGAAEQYQYILRDESMHCNFGIDLINQLKLENPQLWTAEFKAEINALFMKAVELEYRYAEDTMPRGVLGLNASMFKGYLRYIANRRATQIGLETLFPNEENPFPWMSEMIDLKKERNFFETRVIEYQSGGALSWD